The window GGCCTCGATGAATAGTTAGTGAAACTCCGAAATCATTAATACAAGTCATCAATGTTTGATCGGCAAACCTCAAATACGGGTACcttccaagacaatcttcaagaTTTTTTTGCACCATTTCCGCCAATGGATAACTCAATATGACTCCGGCTCCACCAAATCCCATGTCATATGAAAATATTTGATTTGATGATATACTCTCCGAGTTATCACCAATGTATATGTACTTTGTATGATCATATTTTGACAATTCATCCACCAAATTGTCAACAAAAAAGATCGAGTCGTCATCTCCCATGATATACCATCGTACCCCTTCCCTCTCTTCCCTAAAAACCTCAATCAACGCATGCACCATTCGCACCATGAATGGTGAAACATGTTTTGTTTCCTCCAATAACTTTGTATTATCATCAGAAATACGAAAAGGAGGGGAGGAATGCGACCATGGCAAGAGATCATCTGTGGGAGCTGTGTCGAGGTAGAGGTAGCCACGTGTGATGTTTGGACGCCACCATGACTCAATGTAGGATTTTCGATAGTGCCATGCATTTGTAGACCCCAAAATTGCAAAAACAAGGTTGGAAATGTTTGTTGTGTGATAAGATGGCAATGAGGATTGATGTGTTGTCATGTGAATGATGTCAGTCTGTAGGCATTTAGGATGGTTCGAAAATGAGAAAACAATGATGAAGATTAGAATCGATGTTGAAATGGCTAGTGTTGTGCAAATTATGGTTGATGAGGTTTTGAGAATAGAAGAAGCCATTGCTAAAAGGCAAAATGAGATTGTTGAATACTTGAATAAgtatggaagggtttaaggtattAAAAGTACGGAAATGTACTTCTTTTGAAAATGGGCTTTCAAGGATTAATACGCTAAATGGATTTTTCTATCTATGTACGAAAACGACTTTTATACACAATTAAAATGAATTGGCGGGACGTTGTTCATATATCTCACAATGAGTTACATAAATCGGCTATCTTTTTTTAGAATATTTAAGATTTGTTTTCAcccattaataataatattttgctAAGAGATATACCGTATACGAGGTCTATACTTTTGCTTCTTTCTTAAGCCTTTGAGTAAACGTCACATGTTTTGGGTATTCGTCTTTGACAAACTAACCATTTGGGGAGCAAATCCAGTGCACGGCATCAAGCTATCTCCGGTCCATAAAAAAAAGTAATGGAAAATTATTTAGAGTACTACATTCTCAACCATTAAGATTAGTTATATCTCTAAAAacttttcatattaaaaaaaatcaaaaaacatcatttatactaaaatatattttttaagtaTAGAGTGTAACTTTTTTTTACCTTCCAACAACATTTGTTATTAATATGAGTAGAGTTGGCAATAGATCAATCTAAGTTTAATTAATTCTAGGTTGAGTTCCGTTCAACTTATTTATTAATtagtttaaatatttcaaaataatcTCAAACATTTTATTAAATGGATTGATAATTTTAAACCAACCCAACATTAGTTAAATGGATTGTTACCAAGTTGTCTGTAAGTCCCCAAATatgtctgtgtatcaatcagatccgtttgatagtgcagaatctcaatcaaacagatgatgtcagatcacaataagaagagaaggagaagaagatgatgatgaatcttgtatgtattgacaTGAATGAGGATCCGGATACAAGAtccacacacactaacacatactctcttttctctctctaaaacaccttcaaatgcacacacttaagctcctctagtgttCATCACTCATTTTcgtcacacccctcacccctatatatatatatatatatatatatatatatatatatatatatacatatatatatatatatatatatatatacacacgggaaacatgggccgtaaacacctccctggccgtaaacacatataagatattacataaaaatacaatttcctagagaagcaaagtataaaccataatattgacccaacaatctcccccttggtttatagctttcttttcttttcttaaataacccaacaagctccccctaagaagtagatggcttttcttgttaatctcttTGGAaacttggcttcagctttaatcttcgaattctttatagcttcaagatgaacatgaTGAACATTCacgttagggtgcaaagtcactcttggatgtagtgttttaggcttaccttcttgtatgtgtaaatgggttgagtctttcctataaataggaagtgagtgactcccattatgtaagtgaatccatttggagtgttagactagagagagaaactttgtacaaacccatttgtatattctttctagatctaataagagcttacaaagatttatttactccttgtgttcttgattttacatgatgattcactagatctttctaattccgccaaagccatcataatcaacaccactacaattggaaTCAGaacgggtgttcttgatttgatcaagaattgatccttgatggctattttgatttagtaattcattttatgatcttggatcttcgtgttttagagagtttttggattctcgaaatcgaattcatctttgattctattcattattcaattttcttcactagaattcaagtgatttttactttctctctctagaaaacccattcaaaatcactttctctctctagaattcttcaagtttttgtgatcatggtgggtTTGCCATATGATTTGGATTTGATCgttaaagatgtgaaatacaaagttaatgaagatcaattttatgggttggtgttaagcaaattgatttcatggggtaatatggtttcttatggagatTTGAACGATGATAATGgaagcttggtatttcaaccaatttgtaagattgcatagttgaataaaattgccttttccatattagttcgtagtagaaatcaaaaggagggagaagaaagagatttgttcaataagaaatatgtttattttattgaagacccaaatgatcttcgtgctcttaaggttgttgaagttcttgacaatggagttcaatgtgatgttcttgatgttcaagaaaaaggagttcaagttgattttcatgatgaaaaagttttttgctcgattggagttcaaaccgatgatattttgtgttcttgtgatttgtTTAAAgaaatgattccttatcggaagccggtgatccaagaaaatcacaagtatcaaactccaaaagatttgattcaaactcaaaaggttcatgttgtggaaagtgggtttgttcatggagtcaagtcttcaagatgcaaaaagatgaaaaagaaaaagaagaagaagaagatcaatcgcaaaaacaagcgggtttactcacaaaaatcgtcaaatgttgtgaagccgaaatcctttaaacaaatttgggttccaaagaaacaatctccaagtgttgcattgaatttgaagtcaaaccccaaaagtgttggtggttcttttgaagatattcttggatcgttgaagaatacgaagaacgagttgtacatctcgcatggtgggtggtacaatgttcgattcggagattttctcattccaacaaaagaaccaagatcttccaaatttgattcattcgttgaaaatggatctcgattcgtgaaaaaggtatctcaaattctcaaatggattccaaaacatcctTGATTTCGATTCGTACTTTCCGTTTTTCGTTTTTGATCAATTTGTCTCATTGGATCGAATCCGTTTCAACCCCTTTGATTGATCCAATTATCTTTGTTTAGAtcaattcaaaatcaaaatcttATTCTCAATTTTATTTCTTTCACTGTTCATCACGTGCCCAATCAATTTCAACAAATTCATTTTGTTTAAACGATTTACTGTTCATCCGATTTGTAAGCCCATTGTATCAAATCCAATACACATCTCGATTTCATTATTGAGCCCAAGATTGATTTAAATCCGTTTAACTCTAATTCAGTCTTGTTCGCCTTCTGTTGTACGCATATGCTTTATATTTCTTTCATCAGTTCCTCATTTGTTCATCGATTGTTATATGAAATCTGATTTCATCCCATCGTTTCTAACAATCATTTGTTGTTGATTGTTAATTTGAATTTATAAATCGATTTCATATGATTTGTTATATGATGAAATCGATTTTGTTCAAGTCGTAACTTTGAAATCGAAAATTGAGTCTTTGATTTTAAAAATTTTgactaagaacacttgaaggaggTGAAGAACAGTTGATTGAACAAGTTTTGATCTGAAATTTGTTGATAGAATGGTCGATTTTGTGTTTTTGATCTTTGACTTAAAAAAGTCAACCtttgaaaagaaaaatcaaaCTCGATTTTCAATTGATGAATCGTTGAATTGAAGGATGAAATTGAtagatacaagttgttttgaggcTGTGGATGTCGAAACTGAGTTTAATTTGGGTTTAAATTcgaaattggttggaattttcttCTTGATGACGAACACTGTGAGTTGTCCATGTTTGCTTCTTCAACGAGATTTGGAATTCGAATGGTTGAAATATGTTGTGTGATGTTCGATGATTGATGCTGATGAAAAACGAAGGGTATGTTGGAGTCGATGCTTTTATTGATTGGGTTTAAAACAAGAATCGTTGATTTTAGATTTCGATTTTGAATGTCGATGGTCGATACTTGAGTATCGATACTCAATTTTTAGTCGACTGGAACAAGTTGATAAAAGAACGAAAACTTGATTTTTGAAAAGCGAAAACTTGGAGTCTGAGTTTGATTTTGGAGTTCTTGGGTTGATTGATGAGGTCTAAAACCAAAGAACAAAGTGTCGATGATTTAGT of the Lactuca sativa cultivar Salinas chromosome 6, Lsat_Salinas_v11, whole genome shotgun sequence genome contains:
- the LOC111880461 gene encoding uncharacterized protein LOC111880461, which encodes MASSILKTSSTIICTTLAISTSILIFIIVFSFSNHPKCLQTDIIHMTTHQSSLPSYHTTNISNLVFAILGSTNAWHYRKSYIESWWRPNITRGYLYLDTAPTDDLLPWSHSSPPFRISDDNTKLLEETKHVSPFMVRMVHALIEVFREEREGVRWYIMGDDDSIFFVDNLVDELSKYDHTKYIYIGDNSESISSNQIFSYDMGFGGAGVILSYPLAEMVQKNLEDCLGRYPYLRFADQTLMTCINDFGVSLTIHRGLHQMDLHGDVSGFLSSHPQTPLLSLHHLDHLDPIFQSMDRFESAKHLMKAADIDQSRLVQQTICYDRRLTWSFSCSWGYSVQIYEKVIPRSILKFPFETFKPWFLDSQPPLFIFNTRPVVTNDPCATPHVFTFESIKTINESEVQTNYVRMASRGLPTCELAGNHSADLISRIEVVSPIKKPKQNGKTECCDVVESNVMEVTKIKLRDCLDNELIA